The Panicum virgatum strain AP13 chromosome 5K, P.virgatum_v5, whole genome shotgun sequence genome has a window encoding:
- the LOC120708063 gene encoding 50S ribosomal subunit assembly factor BipA-like — protein sequence MAAALLLRGLRSSASRAHTHSLSHASSPSALGSSLLRRLYSSAAASTAASPGLTPSGVMDPSRIRNVAVIAHVDHGKTTLMDRLLRQCGADIPHERAMDSISLERERGITIASKVTSVSWKETELNMVDTPGHADFGGEVERVVGMVEGAVLVVDAGEGPLAQTKFVLSKALKYGLRPILLLNKVDRPSVSEETCNEVESLVFDLFANLGATEEQLDFPVLYASAKEGWASLTFTKNPPDNAKNMSSLLDSIVQHVPSPKADLEAPFQMLVSMMERDFYLGRILTGRVRSGVVRVGDKVHGLRSTDDGVQKIEDGKVIKLMKKKGTSMVTVESAGAGDIISMAGLAAPAIGHTVANSEVLTALPTIELDPPTISMTFGVNDSPLAGRDGTHLTGAKIGNRLMAEAETNLAINVLPGPLSESYEVQGRGELQLGILIENMRREGFELSVSPPKVMYKTERGERLEPIEEVTVEVDEEHVGFVMETLTHRKGEVVDMGPVPGTTGRTRIFMTCPSRGLVGVKGIFSSFTRGTGFMHRAFQAYAKYRGPLGSVRKGVLISVGKGLITSHALMSLEARGILFVSPGIEAYEGMIVGEHSRDSDLEVNPVRTKELTNIRAPGKDENVRLSPPRLMTLEEAIGYVAADELIEVTPKVIRLRKKYLDSNKRKMMKNKPMV from the exons ATGGCGGCAGCCCTCCTGCTCCGCGGTCTCCGCTCGTCGGCGAGCCGGGCACACACCCACTCGCTCTCCCATGCTTCGTCCCCATCGGCGCTGGGGTCATCCCTCCTGCGCCGGCTCTactcctccgcggcggcgtccacCGCTGCCTCGCCTGGTTTAACACCCAGCGGCGTCATGGACCCGTCCCGCATCCGCAACGTGGCGGTGATAGCCCACGTCGACCACGGGAAGACTACGCTCATGGACCGGCTGCTGAGGCAGTGCGGGGCCGATATCCCCCACGAGCGCGCCATGGACTCCATCAGCCTCGAGCGCGAGCGCGGCATCACCATTGCCTCCAAG GTCACTTCTGTCTCTTGGAAGGAAACTGAACTCAACATGGTTGATACCCCTGGTCACGCTGATTTTGGCGGTGAG GTTGAACGAGTTGTGGGAATGGTGGAAGGAGCTGTCTTGGTTGTTGATGCTGGAGAGGGACCCTTAGCCCAAACTAAATTTGTGCTTTCAAAGGCCTTGAAGTATGGCTTGCGTCCAATTCTCCTCCTCAACAAGGTTGATAGGCCTTCAG TTTCTGAAGAAACCTGCAATGAGGTAGAGAGCTTGGTTTTTGATCTTTTTGCAAACCTTGGTGCTACAG AAGAACAGTTAGATTTCCCAGTTCTTTATGCATCCGCTAAAGAAGGGTGGGCTTCCTTAACTTTCACCAAGAACCCTCCTGATAATGCAAAGAATATGTCTTCGTTGCTCGATTCCATTGTACAGCATGTTCCTTCACCAAAAGCTGATCTTGAGGCCCCATTCCAAATGTTG GTTTCCATGATGGAACGTGATTTTTATCTAGGACGAATACTCACTGGGAGGGTAAGATCTGGAGTTGTCCGTGTTGGTGACAAAGTGCATGGTCTTCGCAGCACAGATGATGGAGTTCAAAAGATTGAAGACGGAAAG GTTAtcaaactcatgaaaaagaaagGCACAAGTATGGTAACAGTAGAGTCTGCAGGGGCTGGCGATATAATTTCAATGGCTGGATTGGCTGCTCCAGCAATTGGACATACTGTGGCAAATTCAGAG GTATTGACTGCTTTGCCTACAATTGAGTTGGATCCTCCCACAATATCTATGACATTTGGTGTGAATGATTCACCATTGGCTGGTCGTGATGGCACTCAT CTAACTGGAGCAAAAATTGGTAACCGCCTGATGGCAGAGGCCGAAACAAACTTGGCAATTAATGTTCTCCCTGGACCATTATCGGAATCATATGAAGTTCAAGGAAGAGGAGAGCTTCAGTTAG GAATATTAATTGAAAACATGCGGCGCGAGGGATTTGAACTATCGGTTTCACCCCCAAAAGTGAT GTATAAAACAGAGCGGGGAGAAAGGTTGGAACCTATTGAAGAAGTAACTGTTGAG GTGGATGAAGAGCATGTTGGATTTGTCATGGAAACACTTACACACAGGAAAGGTGAAGTAGTTGACATGGGTCCGGTTCCTGGAACAACTGGAAGAACACGGATCTTCATGACCTGTCCATCTAG GGGTTTGGTGGGTGTTAAAGGAATTTTCAGCAGCTTTACACGTGGAACAGGATTTATGCACCGTGCTTTTCAGG CGTATGCTAAATACAGAGGTCCGTTGGGCAGTGTTAGAAAAGGAGTTCTG ATATCCGTTGGTAAGGGACTTATCACTTCACATGCGCTTATGAGTTTAGAAGCTCGTGGGATCCTCTTTGTATCTCCTGGAATAGAG GCATACGAAGGCATGATAGTTGGTGAGCACTCACGTGACAGTGATCTTGAG GTGAATCCTGTGAGAACTAAAGAACTTACAAACATCCGAGCCCCTGGGAAGGATGAAAACGTCCGGCTGTCTCCACCTCGATTG ATGACCTTGGAAGAGGCAATTGGATATGTTGCTGCAGATGAGCTCATTGAG GTTACTCCCAAGGTCATACGGCTTCGGAAGAAGTACTTGGATTCCAATAAACGTAAGATGATGAAAAACAAGCCCATGGTTTAA
- the LOC120708064 gene encoding 28 kDa heat- and acid-stable phosphoprotein-like — MGRGKFKGKPTGRRNFSTPEEIAAGTSGRPRTFKKKEEEEEEEEEEREESEDESDDKPKNKGTEGIIQIENPNLVKAKNIKAKEVDLGRTTELSRREREELEKQKAHERYMKLQEQGKTEQARKDLDRLALIRQQRADAAKKREEEKAAKEQRKSEARK, encoded by the exons atggggagGGGAAAGTTCAAGGGAAagcccaccggccgccgcaACTTCTCCACGCCCGAGGAGATCG CTGCTGGTACTTCAGGTCGTCCGCGCACCTTTAAGAAG aaggaggaagaggaagaggaggaagaggaagaaagagaagaatcTGAAGACGAGTCTGATGATAAGCCT AAAAATAAAGGTACCGAAGGTATTATTCAGATCGAAAATCCAAACTTGGTGAAAGCGAAAAATATTAAAGCCAAGGAAGTTGAT CTTGGGAGAACAACTGAACTCTCGAGGCGTGAAAG AGAGGAACTTGAGAAACAAAAAGCTCACGAACGTTATATGAAGCTTCAGGAGCAAGGAAAAACAGAACAAGCACGGAAGGATTTGG ATCGTCTTGCTTTAATAAGACAACAAAGGGCTGATGCTGCAAAGAAACGTGAAGAGGAGAAAGCTG CCAAGGAGCAGAGGAAGTCCGAGGCGCGGAAGTAA